A single region of the Plantactinospora soyae genome encodes:
- a CDS encoding TetR/AcrR family transcriptional regulator yields MTGQAPPEPRVDRRRDAERTRADILDVATEEFANRGYSGARVDEIAARTRTTKRMIYYYFEGKEQLYLAVLERAYAEIRAAERAVDVDHLDPVAAVRRIAEVTFDHHEAHPAFIKLVGVENAQQAEHMTHVARLVDLNSSAVDVLRGVLDRGQRDDVFRTDVDALDIHMMISAYCCFRVANRHTFNALFGRDLLDPTTRQHYRTMLAEMVVGYLGQR; encoded by the coding sequence ATGACGGGCCAGGCGCCACCGGAACCCCGGGTCGACCGCAGGCGTGACGCCGAGCGTACCCGCGCCGACATCCTCGACGTCGCGACCGAGGAGTTCGCGAACCGGGGATACAGCGGCGCGCGGGTCGACGAGATCGCGGCGCGTACCCGCACCACCAAGCGGATGATCTACTACTACTTCGAGGGCAAGGAACAGCTCTACCTGGCCGTGCTGGAACGCGCGTACGCCGAGATCCGGGCGGCCGAACGGGCCGTCGACGTCGACCACCTCGACCCGGTCGCCGCCGTCCGCCGCATCGCGGAGGTCACCTTCGACCACCACGAGGCGCATCCCGCCTTCATCAAGCTGGTCGGCGTCGAGAACGCCCAACAGGCCGAGCACATGACCCACGTCGCCCGGCTGGTCGACCTCAACAGTTCGGCGGTCGACGTCCTGCGCGGCGTACTGGACCGGGGCCAGCGGGACGATGTGTTCCGCACCGACGTCGACGCGCTCGACATCCACATGATGATCAGTGCGTACTGCTGCTTCCGGGTCGCCAACCGGCACACCTTCAACGCGCTGTTCGGCCGGGACCTGCTCGACCCGACGACGCGCCAGCACTACCGCACCATGCTCGCCGAGATGGTCGTCGGCTATCTCGGCCAACGTTGA
- a CDS encoding phosphate/phosphite/phosphonate ABC transporter substrate-binding protein, whose translation MSRPLLLGAVAYDPKVVTIWDGFRAWFRARGLDLDYVLYSHYERQVEDLLAGRIDLAWNSPLAWIRAERLARARGLPLRTVAMRDTDRDLTSVIVVRADSDLHSPGDLRGRTVATGAVDSPQATLLPLALLRGLGVDPEADGTLLRFDVGVGLHGDHIGGERDAATALLAGRADAACLIDANLLLFGRDGTLPSASVRVLAQTEPYDHCNMSVAPQADPALVDQFGELLLSMSYADDSARPLLDLEGLKEWLPGRTDRYAALDQAVSDTGFYDPDGALGADDYRP comes from the coding sequence GTGAGCCGCCCGCTGCTGCTCGGCGCCGTCGCCTACGACCCGAAGGTCGTGACCATCTGGGACGGCTTCCGGGCCTGGTTCCGGGCGCGTGGCCTGGACCTGGACTACGTGCTCTACTCGCACTACGAACGGCAGGTCGAGGACCTGCTCGCCGGCCGGATCGACCTGGCCTGGAACTCACCGCTGGCCTGGATCCGCGCCGAGCGGCTGGCCCGGGCCCGCGGCCTTCCCCTGCGCACCGTCGCGATGCGCGACACGGACCGCGACCTCACCTCGGTGATCGTGGTACGGGCGGACTCCGACCTGCACTCCCCCGGCGACCTGCGGGGCCGGACCGTCGCGACCGGTGCGGTCGACTCGCCGCAGGCGACCCTGCTGCCGTTGGCGCTGCTGCGCGGCCTCGGTGTCGATCCGGAGGCCGACGGCACTCTGCTCCGCTTCGACGTGGGCGTCGGCCTGCACGGCGACCACATCGGCGGCGAACGTGACGCCGCGACCGCGCTGCTCGCCGGCCGTGCCGACGCGGCCTGCCTGATCGACGCGAATCTGCTGCTGTTCGGCCGGGACGGGACCCTGCCGTCCGCCTCGGTCCGGGTGCTCGCCCAGACGGAGCCGTACGACCACTGCAACATGTCAGTCGCGCCGCAGGCCGATCCGGCGCTCGTGGACCAGTTCGGCGAGCTGCTGCTGAGCATGTCGTACGCCGACGACTCCGCCCGGCCACTGCTCGACCTGGAGGGACTCAAGGAGTGGCTGCCGGGCCGGACGGACCGGTACGCCGCCCTGGACCAAGCGGTCAGCGACACCGGTTTCTACGACCCCGACGGGGCACTCGGTGCCGACGACTATCGACCTTGA
- a CDS encoding ArsR/SmtB family transcription factor, with the protein MRTLTHPTRDQLRLDAVLDALASPVRLRIVRRLAHDAELTCGTVLPDVPPSSASHHWRVLREGGVLLARRDGRIIRHTLRRDDLDIRFPGLLDAVLAAVPPGDEDDGGGSGRTA; encoded by the coding sequence ATGCGTACCCTGACCCACCCGACCCGGGACCAGCTGCGGCTCGACGCCGTCCTCGACGCCCTGGCCAGTCCGGTCCGGCTGCGGATCGTGCGACGCCTCGCCCACGACGCGGAACTCACCTGCGGCACCGTGCTGCCCGACGTGCCCCCGTCCTCCGCCAGCCACCACTGGCGGGTGCTCCGCGAGGGCGGCGTGCTCCTCGCCCGCCGGGACGGCCGGATCATCCGCCACACGCTGCGCCGGGACGACCTCGACATCCGGTTCCCCGGCCTGCTCGACGCGGTCCTGGCGGCCGTACCGCCCGGCGACGAGGACGACGGCGGCGGCTCCGGACGCACCGCCTGA
- a CDS encoding GNAT family N-acetyltransferase, producing MRKTDPASPLDVSIARPAEADDGGFVAEIVDLINRVYAGAEQGLWQDGTDRTSPAEVTSLIRTGQLVVARMDGRLVGTVRVQRLAGGEGEFGMLVASPHERGIGIGRELVAFAERWARERQLARMQLELLVPQTWTHPVKEFLRGWYTRIGYREIRRARLDEAYPALWPYLATPCDFVIYHKSL from the coding sequence ATGCGGAAAACCGATCCGGCGTCGCCGCTGGACGTCTCGATCGCCCGCCCCGCCGAGGCCGACGACGGCGGATTCGTGGCCGAGATCGTCGACCTGATCAACCGGGTGTACGCCGGCGCGGAGCAGGGGCTGTGGCAGGACGGCACCGATCGGACCAGCCCGGCCGAGGTGACCTCCCTGATCCGTACCGGTCAACTCGTCGTGGCCAGGATGGACGGCCGGCTCGTCGGCACGGTCCGGGTCCAGCGGCTCGCGGGCGGCGAGGGCGAGTTCGGGATGCTCGTCGCCAGTCCGCACGAACGCGGCATCGGGATCGGCCGGGAACTCGTCGCCTTCGCCGAGCGTTGGGCGCGCGAGCGGCAACTCGCCCGGATGCAACTCGAACTGCTCGTTCCGCAGACCTGGACGCATCCGGTGAAGGAATTCCTGCGCGGCTGGTACACCCGGATCGGCTACCGGGAGATCCGCCGCGCCCGGCTCGACGAGGCGTACCCGGCGCTGTGGCCGTACCTGGCGACGCCATGCGACTTCGTGATCTACCACAAGTCCCTCTGA
- a CDS encoding YceI family protein yields the protein MTGSTTRSWHGMTIPAPGTYLLDPAHKRIGFLARHMMVSPVRGEFGEASAQILVDPDPLGSSVTATIRAASIGTGSADRDAHLSSADFLDVERYPTLEYRSTGIRHQPERDDSIFFWARLRSQRPGRRSEVVVPEQARRTTGRFVLTGELTVKGITRPVDLQVEFGGARRDPYGQDIFGFSATAEIEREAYGLLWNVALESGGVLVGRTVRIEIAGEAIRQP from the coding sequence ATGACCGGTTCCACCACACGGTCCTGGCACGGCATGACGATCCCGGCCCCCGGCACCTACCTGCTCGATCCCGCACACAAGCGGATCGGGTTCCTGGCCCGGCACATGATGGTGAGCCCGGTACGGGGTGAGTTCGGCGAGGCGTCCGCGCAGATCCTCGTCGATCCGGATCCGCTGGGTTCCTCGGTGACCGCGACCATCCGGGCGGCGAGCATCGGCACCGGAAGCGCCGACCGGGACGCGCACCTGAGCAGCGCGGATTTCCTCGACGTGGAGCGGTACCCGACACTCGAGTACCGCAGCACCGGGATCAGGCACCAGCCGGAGCGGGACGACTCGATCTTCTTCTGGGCCCGCCTGCGCAGCCAGCGTCCCGGTCGACGCAGCGAGGTGGTCGTACCCGAGCAGGCCCGCCGGACGACCGGACGGTTCGTCCTCACCGGTGAGTTGACCGTCAAGGGGATCACCCGGCCGGTCGACCTCCAGGTGGAGTTCGGCGGCGCCCGGCGCGACCCCTACGGGCAGGACATCTTCGGCTTCAGCGCGACGGCGGAGATCGAGCGGGAGGCGTACGGGCTGCTCTGGAACGTGGCCCTGGAGAGCGGCGGTGTCCTGGTCGGAAGGACTGTCCGGATCGAGATCGCGGGCGAGGCGATCCGCCAGCCCTGA
- a CDS encoding ferritin-like domain-containing protein: MPTTIDLEGLGFDNGGHLLVNRALAGLEPGDRLVVRGRHPALGVHLAAWCRAEGHRLDPEAASPTIVRGRADRDRWRGAQRAGRTAADVVPHASREWGLAARGALVEPGGPALSVDWVDRDLVWADIAPQLYAQATANQWDPATAVDWTAAGSVPDDVEDAVVQVMTFLVENEQAALMIPARLLSRLHPHYREVMQLLAAQAADEARHMEIFTRRGLMHRDRLGLSGAGGRASLQTLLEEPDFTLASFLLSVLGEGSFLDLLHFLHRHAPDQVTADVTRLAARDEARHVAFGVAHTAHVVRTDPGFLHRLRTAVERRHAALADTAGLNKQVFDSLVVLAAGSWEPAAIARGWQDVLRLQQAMDSGRRRRLEYIGFPDDEAAALSALHTRNFM, encoded by the coding sequence GTGCCGACGACTATCGACCTTGAGGGTCTCGGTTTCGACAACGGTGGCCACCTGCTCGTCAACCGGGCCCTGGCCGGGCTGGAGCCGGGAGATCGCCTGGTGGTGCGCGGTCGTCATCCGGCGCTCGGCGTACACCTCGCGGCCTGGTGCCGGGCGGAGGGGCACCGGTTGGACCCCGAGGCGGCCTCGCCGACCATCGTGCGGGGCAGGGCCGACCGGGACCGGTGGCGGGGAGCGCAGCGGGCCGGGCGGACGGCCGCCGACGTCGTACCGCACGCGAGTCGGGAGTGGGGGCTGGCCGCCCGGGGCGCGCTGGTCGAGCCGGGTGGTCCGGCGCTCTCCGTCGACTGGGTCGACCGCGATCTGGTCTGGGCCGACATCGCACCGCAGCTGTACGCGCAGGCCACGGCCAACCAGTGGGATCCGGCGACCGCGGTGGACTGGACGGCGGCCGGATCCGTGCCGGACGACGTCGAGGACGCCGTCGTCCAGGTGATGACCTTCCTGGTGGAGAACGAGCAGGCCGCGCTGATGATCCCGGCCCGGTTGCTCTCCCGGCTGCATCCGCACTACCGCGAGGTGATGCAGCTCCTGGCGGCGCAGGCCGCCGACGAGGCCCGGCACATGGAGATCTTCACCCGCCGTGGGCTGATGCACCGCGACCGGCTCGGGCTCTCCGGAGCCGGCGGCCGGGCGTCCCTGCAGACCCTCCTCGAGGAACCGGACTTCACCCTCGCCTCGTTCCTGCTCTCCGTCCTGGGTGAGGGCAGCTTCCTGGACCTGCTGCACTTCCTGCACCGGCACGCCCCGGACCAGGTCACCGCCGACGTCACCCGGCTCGCCGCCCGGGACGAGGCCCGGCACGTCGCCTTCGGGGTCGCCCACACCGCGCACGTGGTCCGGACGGATCCGGGCTTCCTGCACCGGCTGCGTACGGCGGTCGAGCGACGCCACGCGGCGCTGGCCGACACGGCCGGCCTGAACAAGCAGGTCTTCGACTCGCTGGTCGTCCTGGCCGCCGGCTCCTGGGAACCCGCGGCGATCGCCCGGGGCTGGCAGGACGTGCTCCGGCTCCAGCAGGCGATGGATTCCGGCCGCCGACGACGGCTGGAGTACATCGGCTTCCCGGACGACGAGGCGGCCGCCCTGTCGGCGTTGCACACCCGCAACTTCATGTGA
- a CDS encoding acyl-CoA dehydrogenase family protein: protein MSARQPGGNMAVLELAEPGEGALKYQDSLDRIVKEIVVPGAESVDRSGSFPREAVAALAETGLLALTVPTEYGGGGEGLRAATDVVRQLSAACGSTAMVTMMHYSAVAALAATGRADELREVAAGRHLSTLAFSETGSRSHFWAPVSTATDDGDEVRLDARKSWVTSAGHADSYVWSSRPLAAAGPMSLWLVRTGTEGLSVGPEFDGLGLRGNDSRPVTGSDVRVSRTALLGADGTGLDLALTAVLPWFLLLNAAASVGLMQAVTREATGHLTRTRLGHLDRSLAQQPESRAVLARMRIETDRTRALLDSTLTALEQGDDEAQLLVLEVKAAADGSAAEVADLAMTVCGGAAFRKELGIERRFRDSRAARVMAPTTPALLDFVGRALTGLPLLDGPAQ, encoded by the coding sequence TTGTCAGCGCGACAACCGGGCGGCAACATGGCGGTGCTGGAGTTGGCCGAGCCCGGGGAGGGCGCTTTGAAGTACCAGGATTCCTTGGACCGGATCGTCAAGGAGATCGTCGTACCCGGGGCGGAATCCGTCGATCGGTCCGGCTCGTTCCCCCGCGAGGCCGTCGCCGCGCTGGCCGAGACGGGCCTGCTCGCCCTTACCGTGCCCACTGAGTACGGCGGGGGTGGCGAGGGGCTCCGGGCCGCCACCGACGTGGTACGGCAGCTCTCGGCGGCCTGCGGCTCGACCGCGATGGTGACGATGATGCACTACAGCGCGGTTGCCGCGCTGGCCGCGACCGGCCGCGCCGACGAGTTGCGGGAGGTCGCCGCCGGGCGCCACCTGAGCACCCTCGCCTTCTCCGAGACGGGCTCACGCAGCCACTTCTGGGCGCCGGTGAGCACCGCGACGGACGACGGCGACGAGGTGCGGCTGGACGCCCGGAAGAGCTGGGTCACCTCGGCCGGTCACGCCGACAGCTACGTCTGGTCGAGCCGGCCGCTGGCCGCGGCGGGGCCGATGTCGCTCTGGCTGGTCCGCACCGGCACAGAAGGGCTGTCGGTCGGTCCCGAGTTCGACGGGTTGGGACTGCGCGGCAACGACTCCCGACCGGTCACCGGCAGCGACGTACGGGTGTCCCGGACGGCGCTGCTCGGTGCGGACGGCACCGGCCTGGATCTGGCGCTCACCGCCGTACTGCCGTGGTTCCTCCTGCTCAACGCCGCCGCGAGCGTCGGCCTCATGCAGGCGGTGACCCGCGAGGCGACGGGACACCTGACCCGGACCCGCCTCGGGCACCTGGACCGGTCGTTGGCACAGCAGCCCGAGTCCCGGGCGGTGCTGGCGCGGATGCGGATCGAGACGGACCGCACCCGGGCGCTCCTCGACAGCACGCTGACCGCCCTCGAGCAGGGAGACGACGAGGCGCAACTGCTGGTGCTGGAGGTCAAGGCGGCGGCGGACGGCAGCGCCGCCGAGGTCGCCGACCTGGCGATGACGGTGTGTGGCGGCGCCGCGTTCCGCAAGGAGCTGGGGATCGAACGCCGGTTCCGGGACTCCCGGGCGGCCCGGGTGATGGCGCCGACGACGCCAGCGTTGCTGGACTTCGTGGGCCGGGCCCTGACCGGCCTGCCGCTGCTGGACGGGCCGGCCCAGTGA